One Anguilla rostrata isolate EN2019 chromosome 15, ASM1855537v3, whole genome shotgun sequence genomic window carries:
- the LOC135240832 gene encoding ras-related protein Rab-17-like translates to MAEKSLSSMEVSPPEVRVGANLLRVKMVLLGSSGVGKSSLALRFSKDQFKASSPTVGCAYLTQVVCLNNAMIRFEIWDTAGQEKYHSVTPLYYRGAHAALVVYDISKRETFVRAQLWLKELEKQYIPGETVVGLVGNKADLSEDRQVSMQDGLRLAESKGLEFMETSAKSGEQVRDLLMTIAHRVKQGTREDKGLIEWRETEGVGVHPGEGPHPHSACCRVGP, encoded by the exons ATGGCGGAGAAGAGCTTAAGCAGCATGGAGGTGTCTCCCCCAGAGGTCCGAGTGGGGGCCAACTTGCTCAGGGTGAAGATGGTTCTTTTGGGGAGCTCTGGGGTGGGCAAGTCCAGTCTGGCCCTCCGTTTCAGCAAGGATCAGTTCAAAGCCAGCAGTCCCACAGTTGGCT GTGCTTACCTGACTCAGGTGGTGTGCCTGAACAATGCCATGATCCGCTTCGAGATCTGGGACACGGCAGGCCAGGAGAAATACCACAGCGTCACTCCACTGTACTACAGAGGGGCCCACGCTGCCCTGGTTGTATATGACATCAGCAAAAGG GAGACCTTTGTGAGGGCTCAGCTTTggctgaaggagctggagaagcaATACATTCCAGGGGAGACTGTGGTTGGGCTTGTGGGGAACAAGGCAGACCTGTCTGAGGATCGCCAGGTTTCAATGCAG GACGGTCTCAGACTTGCAGAGAGCAAAGGTTTGGAGTTCATGGAAACATCTGCCAAATCAGGAGAACAGGTCAGGGACCTGCTCATGACCATTG CCCACAGGGTGAAGCAGGGTACAAGGGAAGACAAGGGCCTGATCGAATGGCGTGAGACAGAAGGTGTGGGCGTGCACCCTGGCGAGGGGCCCCACCCACACAGTGCTTGCTGCCGAGTGGGGCCCTGA